One window from the genome of Paenibacillus azoreducens encodes:
- a CDS encoding diguanylate cyclase domain-containing protein, producing the protein MMKRYQNSLLSDTAFLLLFVICFIHIVFTAGEPDHYMINMILLNVSFLIAVITYFTNITVGLILNIVFIFGYGTYTIYQTVVVGEPLQSYHYYWLIMTPVLTAVIALLTFANRRLQQEAEQLQKRNASLATLDERTNLKNSRSFQSDATIFMALSNRYEIPLTLLVMTVKHWDEMSRMISEAQVTEMIYDISRMSETSIRMNDSLYMLNADHPTWGLLLFTDQDGAKVVVQRLKEKVESFNTIEFSNKYKLDMKLTVGAIQYNPDEIEEPLDFIAKARQKMEYDV; encoded by the coding sequence ATGATGAAGCGCTATCAGAATAGTTTGCTGTCGGATACAGCCTTTTTGCTGCTGTTTGTGATTTGTTTTATTCATATTGTGTTTACGGCGGGAGAACCGGATCACTATATGATCAATATGATCCTGCTTAATGTATCTTTTTTGATTGCGGTCATCACTTATTTTACCAACATCACCGTCGGGCTTATCCTTAATATCGTATTTATATTCGGCTACGGAACCTATACCATTTATCAAACCGTCGTTGTCGGGGAACCGCTGCAAAGCTACCATTATTACTGGTTAATCATGACGCCTGTTTTAACGGCGGTCATTGCGCTTCTGACCTTTGCCAACCGGCGTTTGCAGCAGGAGGCGGAGCAGCTGCAAAAAAGAAATGCTTCGCTCGCGACATTGGATGAACGCACAAACTTGAAAAACAGCCGCTCCTTTCAAAGCGACGCAACCATTTTTATGGCGCTTTCCAATCGTTATGAGATCCCGTTAACGCTGCTAGTGATGACGGTAAAACATTGGGATGAAATGAGCCGGATGATCAGCGAAGCCCAGGTCACGGAAATGATCTATGACATTTCGAGGATGAGCGAGACAAGCATCCGTATGAATGACTCCCTATATATGTTGAATGCGGATCATCCGACCTGGGGCCTGCTGCTGTTTACCGATCAAGACGGCGCAAAAGTGGTTGTGCAGCGCCTGAAAGAAAAGGTCGAATCGTTTAACACGATCGAATTCTCCAACAAGTACAAACTTGACATGAAACTTACGGTCGGAGCGATTCAGTATAACCCTGACGAGATTGAGGAACCGCTTGATTTTATCGCGAAAGCGCGCCAGAAGATGGAATATGATGTATAG
- a CDS encoding GtrA family protein, protein MKSMNSNATRESFRSFIIFGLVGILNTGVDVAVFTLLTWWQLPWLVAQVFAYGYGVLNSFLMNRKFTFKQQGAIVKGLLRFLLLNVLTLGITSACMLLLHEQIGISLWISKGTATLLGVVLNFAGSRWWVFRAETRGNDEAIRHAGSGM, encoded by the coding sequence ATGAAGTCTATGAATTCTAATGCGACACGTGAGTCCTTTCGCTCCTTTATAATCTTTGGCTTAGTAGGGATCTTGAATACTGGCGTAGACGTCGCTGTATTTACGCTTTTAACCTGGTGGCAACTGCCTTGGCTGGTGGCGCAGGTGTTTGCCTACGGCTACGGGGTGCTGAACAGCTTCCTTATGAACCGCAAATTTACGTTCAAACAGCAGGGGGCGATTGTAAAGGGGCTGCTTCGTTTTCTTCTACTGAATGTACTGACACTTGGAATTACTTCCGCTTGCATGCTGCTTTTACACGAACAGATCGGAATCTCGCTATGGATCAGCAAAGGGACAGCAACCCTTTTGGGAGTGGTGCTTAACTTTGCCGGAAGCCGCTGGTGGGTGTTTCGTGCGGAAACTCGCGGCAATGATGAAGCTATAAGACATGCTGGTAGCGGGATGTGA
- a CDS encoding response regulator transcription factor produces the protein MAHIVVADDDEHICELIGVYLESEGFEVTYAEDGAAALAAVKSVQADLVILDIMMPGMDGWQLCSALRAEYPDLPLMMISAKGEPAHKVKGFRLGTDDYMTKPFDALELVMRVKALLKRYRITSTQTIRLGKLLLNRQAYKVFRGDEPLALPLKEFELLYKLASYPGQIFTRGQLIEQIWGLGYDGDDRTVDVHIKRLRERFASDADQFRIETVRGIGYRLEVNG, from the coding sequence ATGGCCCATATTGTAGTTGCGGATGACGACGAGCATATTTGTGAGTTGATCGGTGTTTATTTGGAGAGTGAAGGATTTGAAGTGACGTATGCGGAAGACGGCGCGGCGGCGCTGGCAGCGGTTAAGAGCGTGCAGGCCGATCTCGTCATTCTCGATATTATGATGCCAGGTATGGACGGCTGGCAATTATGCAGTGCGCTGCGCGCGGAATATCCCGATTTACCGCTCATGATGATTTCCGCCAAAGGGGAACCCGCGCATAAGGTAAAAGGATTTCGGCTTGGAACCGACGATTATATGACCAAGCCGTTCGATGCGTTGGAGTTGGTCATGCGGGTCAAGGCGCTGCTGAAGCGTTACCGGATTACGTCGACTCAGACGATTAGGCTTGGCAAGCTGCTTTTGAACCGGCAAGCTTATAAAGTGTTCCGCGGCGACGAGCCGCTCGCGCTGCCGCTAAAGGAGTTCGAGCTGTTGTACAAGCTGGCCAGCTATCCAGGGCAAATTTTCACAAGAGGTCAACTGATCGAACAAATATGGGGACTCGGTTACGATGGGGATGACCGCACCGTCGATGTCCATATCAAACGGCTGCGTGAACGGTTCGCGAGCGATGCCGACCAATTCCGGATCGAGACGGTGCGCGGAATCGGTTACCGCCTTGAGGTGAACGGATGA